A stretch of the Rosa rugosa chromosome 5, drRosRugo1.1, whole genome shotgun sequence genome encodes the following:
- the LOC133711452 gene encoding uncharacterized protein LOC133711452: MEEMHAVLIIWIIAGTTSSSASNAMSSMDRSLKRGSGDIGWEYAELADASNLDRLKCKLCGKLVSGGIYRMKQHIAHIKGNMNPCKKSSDEDIAKCRNFIEEAKSKKKQKSRHEAEVRQEVILEGDEDNEASQGTTRKPHTLGPMDHFASPIDSDSSLDGSRKIRWVYEAGIPFHAIDSDSFKRFVEAVGQFGPGYRPPSQYQLREPLLKEEVERNKSSLKKQEEEWALNGIGNQPRFKGVIEKAKCFTIYIYAHHKTLALMRKFTKKRDIVRPGVTRFATAFLTLQSLMEKKNELSAMITSDEWNESKHAKSVKGKAAVNIALSASFLNGVSLCLKVFAPLVKVLHLVDGDRKPSMGFVYGELLRAKEEIKMAFKDQEVHYLPILDIVDGKARDRLDSPLHLAGYLLNPYYTYANPSFENDNVVMDGFFTCVEVFFPDDIQTQSLVTNVELHKYLKKEGGFGRALAKAGCAQNDDNYNPVLWWNIYGNLVPKLQSMAKRILSLTTSSPGCERNLSAFEGVALSRKSPYVQTAHRV, encoded by the exons ATGGAGGAAATG CATGCAGTTCTGATCATTTG GATAATAGCGGGCACTACATCTTCCTCGGCATCTAATGCAATGTCTTCAATGGATAGATCATTAAAGCGTGGTTCGGGTGATATTGGATGGGAGTATGCGGAGTTGGCGGATGCTTCAAACTTGGATAGGTTGAAGTGTAAGTTGTGTGGGAAATTGGTGAGTGGTGGAATATATCGAATGAAGCAACATATTGCCCACATCAAGGGAAACATGAATCCTTGTAAAAAGTCTTCGGATGAGGATATAGCCAAATGCAGGAATTTTATTGAAGAGGCAAAGTCtaagaagaaacaaaagagtAGACATGAAGCAGAAGTGAGGCAAGAAGTCATTCTTGAAGGAGATGAAGACAATGAAGCGAGTCAAGGGACAACAAGAAAGCCGCATACTCTTGGGCCTATGGACCATTTTGCATCCCCCATTGATTCGGATTCTTCATTGGATGGAAGTAGGAAGATAAG ATGGGTGTATGAAGCCGGGATTCCTTTTCATGCCATTGATAGTGATAGCTTCAAGAGGTTTGTCGAAGCGGTTGGTCAATTTGGCCCGGGTTACCGACCTCCAAGCCAATACCAATTAAGGGAGCCATTATTGAAGGAAGAGGTAGAGAGAAATAAAAGTTCATTgaagaagcaagaagaagagtGGGCTTTGAATG GAATTGGCAACCAACCTAGATTCAAAGGAGTGATTGAGAAGGCAAAGTGCTTCACCATCTATATTTATGCACACCACAAGACTTTAGCATTGATGAGGAAGTTTACAAAGAAAAGAGATATAGTGAGGCCGGGAGTCACTAGATTTGCAACCGCTTTCCTCACTTTGCAAAGCttgatggagaagaagaatgagtTGAGTGCTATGATTACTAGTGATGAATGGAATGAAAGCAAGCATGCAAAGAGTGTAAAAGGGAAGGCGGCGGTGAATATTGCTTTGAGTGCTTCTTTTTTGAATGGGGTAAGTCTTTGCTTGAAGGTGTTTGCCCCTTTAGTCAAGGTGCTTCACCTTGTTGATGGGGATAGAAAGCCATCAATGGGCTTTGTGTATGGAGAACTACTTAGAGCCAAAGAGGAGATTAAAATGGCATTCAAAGATCAAGAAGTTCACTATCTTCCAATCCTTGACATTGTTGATGGAAAAGCCCGTGATCGACTTGATAGTCCATTGCATTTAGCGGGCTACCTCTTGAACCCTTACTACACATATGCCAATCCAAGCTTTGAGAATGATAATGTGGTCATGGATGGGTTCTTCACTTGTGTTGAGGTATTCTTTCCCGATGACATTCAAACTCAAAGTTTGGTGACAAATGTAGAATTGCACAAGTATTTGAAGAAAGAAGGTGGATTTGGAAGAGCTTTGGCTAAGGCGGGATGCGCACAAAATGATGACAATTATAATCCAG ttttgtggTGGAATATTTATGGAAACCTTGTACCAAAATTGCAAAGTATGGCTAAAAGGATACTTTCATTGACCACAAGCTCACCCGGATGTGAGAGAAATTTGAGCGCTTTTGAGGGG GTTGCTTTGTCTAGGAAGTCTCCATATGTACAAACTGCCCATAGGGTATAA
- the LOC133711453 gene encoding uncharacterized protein LOC133711453: MASSIDAVTASFATSLALAGEDVVDISRLHGSAPQRISQSLLLAKPLTAKPFATSDLQRHFQRVWVLDSRFKVQERAHKNFVFAFDLRKDRNRVLWGGPWYFNRTPMIIQEYDGLMAPGALKMDSLFFWVRIENIPPALEVKQTIINVASVAGKFLDIDKKLFDNTGNIRVRVSHEISRPFFLKRTLKLAPGIVEEISYFFENLNGVCQMCHLILHENGTCRMAAQSDLLQDEQMKEGTKLDLPNPF, from the coding sequence ATGGCCTCTTCCATTGATGCGGTGACTGCCAGTTTTGCTACGTCCCTGGCTCTGGCGGGGGAGGATGTCGTAGACATATCTCGTTTGCATGGATCTGCACCACAGCGCATCTCCCAATCTTTGCTGCTAGCAAAGCCTCTAACGGCGAAACCGTTTGCTACCTCTGACCTCCAACGCCACTTCCAGAGGGTGTGGGTTCTTGATAGTCGTTTCAAAGTCCAGGAACGTGCCCACAAAAACTTTGTGTTTGCGTTTGATCTCAGGAAGGATCGAAATAGGGTGCTGTGGGGAGGACCCTGGTACTTTAATCGTACACCGATGATTATACAGGAGTATGATGGTCTAATGGCTCCCGGTGCGTTGAAGATggactctctcttcttttgGGTCCGGATCGAAAATATCCCGCCCGCGTTGGAGGTGAAACAAACCATTATCAACGTGGCATCCGTGGCTGGTAAATTTCTTGATATTGACAAGAAGCTCTTTGACAATACTGGCAACATTAGGGTTCGCGTCTCCCATGAGATCTCTAGACCTTTCTTCCTAAAAAGAACTCTAAAGTTAGCTCCTGGCATTGTGGAGGAGATATCTTATTTCTTTGAAAATCTGAATGGAGTCTGTCAGATGTGTCACTTAATCCTTCACGAGAATGGTACATGTCGGATGGCAGCCCAGTCTGACCTACTGCAGGATGAGCAAATGAAAGAAGGAACAAAATTGGATCTGCCTAACCCTTTTTAG